TCAAAGTAAATCCAAAAAAACATGTTACACAAATGCAATATTACAAAATTGAACATATGGAGACATAGGCAATGGCATTAGGGCTGTTTGCCCTTAGACGACCAACTAGTTTAATTATTCGCTTCATAAATTTATCCGCTTCTTCGAGTTGTTTTATCGTTAATTTACAAACTTCGAAGGAAATGACTATTCTTTGTTTTCGGCATCGTATTCGCGGTATAAATCGAAGAAGAAGCTTTCAATATTATCGTAAACAAGGGCACGTGCGAAAAATTATTGTCGCTTTTGTATCGCTGACTGCCAAAGGAAGCCCAAATCTATTACACACAGACTCTCAGCGTCCAAATCCAGCACACATGTAGAATAAACATTGTCtcttgggggaggggacgtACGGGAGTCTTGCGCTCCCAAGATGGCAGCGGCTTGttacacaggaagcccaaatcGCTAGCGGAGCGAAATTAGTGTTGCTCTCGCTCGAGCAGGCTTAGACGTTCTCTTTAAAAaggttcttttttaaaaaaaagtgtacttAGCTTTCCAGAaacaggtgcgtacacaggattagtcataggtatcatgggAAGCTATTCCCATATATTTGGTAAGATTTGATGATTCCAAGCTTTTTCACTTTTGGCctccaagggggggggggggggggggtatgcgCACCCCTTGTGTACGCGCCTACAAAACGAGCTATTCAATAAAGTAGACAACGAAGTCTTTGATTacacaaaagaaaataccTAATTTCTAAAGGTGTAATATTAGTTTAATTACAGAGCAAGGTCACGTGTAAGATTGTAACAGTAGGCTAAAATCAGAGATAGAGTAAACACAATGGACGATGTGATGAAGGAATGAAAAATGCATTGCTAATTAAACAATACAAAGCTACAACTTTTCGGAATAGTCTCTCCACaacctcctttttctccccacacgcatgaccccccccccctcccctgtgcTATAGAAAGCCACAAATCTCAATGGATAAGATGGTATTTTTATTACTCGAGCAATTCATACAAGGCTTAGTCATCGTCTTCACCCTGCGCGCGCAGGAACGCCGCTTTCTTCTGCTTCACACGGTCCACACGCTGTTGACGAGACATCTTCTTGCGGTGGaagctaaagaaaaaaaagcagaaaCAAACAAGGGTTAGTTGTTTTCACAAGGCCGGAAAATAAAACCAATCAAGCAATCATTCTGTTGTCAGGAAAAGGCCATGCTCGGAGACCCCGTGCGCTTTGCGGTCGTCTTCCCGTGTGATTTCTGCGGCCGAAAAAAGATTACGACAGACCCTGAACCTTTTTAGTAGTTTTCCAAATTGACAAAAAGCATCACTTTAAAGTTTAATGAAATACATACCAAACTGTGTCACGGACTTGTACACcaaacataagagaaaaaatgtGTTTCTTCTCTAGAATAGTGTATTTTAAATTTAGAACATAAACATGCGGACACTCCGACAAAAGCACTTCGGCAGGGTTACACGGGAACTAATTTGCAGAGAAAAATGCCCTACAAGGGGGCTGCAGTGCAACCCCCTGCGATCATATATGGCTAAAGCAAATTTACTATGTTAAAAAAACGGAATGGTGCATAAAATCATCCAAAAGCTCTGACTGTGCAGGGTAAAACATCCATACAAAAGGTGGTATGAAGGGATTTTGTTCTCACCGTTTGACAGTCACCTCCCTCTTAGCAGCAGGCTTGGCCTCTGGACTTTCACGGATGGCAGCATGTGCCTTCTTGTACATAGCCTCAATctaaaaaacaagattgacatGTTACTCTGAAACATTTTCCAGGTGGGATGTAATTCAGGTGGCAAGTCAGACACACAGCCATGATTTGcaatttttctaaaataaagtatttaaTCACAGGATACTTTAAtactttaaaaagaaatgagcTGCTTTTTTTCACTCAATGGTGATGCCCGTGTCCCCTGTGCTTACCCCATGCTACTCCTGCCTCTTGTGATTTATTGCTATTTAGAAGACAATTGACACAACTAGACAAATAACACAACTACAACTTCAGGGTCAAAACCACGTGAAATATGCAAGGAATTTAAGGAGCATcatattttgtgttttgtttttgtctagCTTGTATAAAGCCTACAACACACAAGGCGGTTTTGTACTACATAGTTAGAACTATGACTTATACAAGAGAAATTCAATTAACGACTGAAAATTGTCATTTCTGTCTGCTGCAGCGGAGAATTAGCTGATATCTAGACGTCTGATATGCCCAATACTGGCAATCGAATTTGCTGATGATCGCTAGGGATCGACTACGCTCACAGGAGCAAACAAAATAGACTAGTGTGTCGCACGCTTAACTTTTGGTTTGTTTCAGAGCATATTTTTGTACATAAAATTATCTGATAGTATAGTCTGTTTTGCTTGTCATTATTTACGAAGTATCGTATATTTATGACGTATTCTTGAATAAGTATTTATGCAAGCTACTAAATTTGGAAGGTACTCCATAGAACAAAAAGTAGTGTAAATACAGTAAGTAGGCATCAAGACCCTGTTTGAGAGATACAGTATCATAGTTTATACCCACTAATGGAAATTCTTCAAAAATTTAAACTGGCTTGTGATTACAAGGTCTTGTGTCTCATCTTTAAGTGAAACTGGTTTACCAAACCAGTAACAAACTTGGTGTTAAAAATTTGTGTTATAAAAATCCTCAGAAAAACCAACTTACTGTAGCAAATTCTACAAACTCTACATACTGTAGGagtcagaaaaaaaacttgtcgCCATTTtagtaaacaattttgcagaAAGTAATACCATAATGCAcaatcatttttatttatattactGATTACGAATCACGAATAGCTTGATAGCCAGCTCTCAAGagattcgggattcctgtggcgagGTAAAGGGAAAAGGAGAACCGGCAGCAAGACCCCATGTTTATGCATGTTCTCCGTTCGCTGACGAACGGAGCACACTGATTGGCTTATTTCGACAGGTCATCAAATAAAGTGACAAAATCTAAGATAGGCCTACGTTCGTCCTTCAACTGTGCACTCCCCATCTATTTCAAAATCACTTTTAAGTCTTATTATTACGGAAAGAAGTCTGCTATAGAGTCTCTGCTCTTTAGGGATTTTACTAACAGGCTTTGGTAAAAGCTTTATTTACTGTTTTAAAAAAGCGCCATGAGCTTCGAGTCTGGCGGTGAAAGTCCGACAATTCTAGTCATTTGTTCCCTCTAAGATTTGTTATGAGACAAGATCAAGGAGTCAGAAAACCTCAGAAACAAGTCTTAAATTAGAGAATGACTTTTCACCACCTCACCTATCCTCTTTGCGCTCAGTTGTGCATAAGGCCTTAATAGTTTTCCTCCATTTGCACCTATCACGAGCTACCACCCTTGCCTCCTCCCAAGAGTTCCATCCTGCCTCTGTTCTCTCTTTTTCCACCGACTGCCTCTAAGTTGTCTAAGGTCTTCCTACTTTGCTTTTTCCGTCGGGCTGCCATGTAAGTGCAGTTGCGCAATGGTGTTGTCGCGGCATCCTGAGTACATGCCCGAGATACTTCCCTCTCCTTCTTCTCACTTCTACGCTCATCCGTGTAGATCCCGATTCTTGGTTCAGCTCCTCTTTTGATGTTGTGTATGGCCAGAAGATGCCCAAAATTCTCTTTAGACATTGGTACTGGAATGAGTCAAGATTTTCGCAGTCCTTAAAATTAACATTGGTCTTCCATGTTTCACTCCCATATAAGAGGACAGGTTTCAAGAGGGTGTTAAATAGCTTGATCTTGGTGGTCTTGTTGTATTGTTTGGAGCCCCACACCTTTTTCAGTTTCCTGAAAGCTGCTTTGGCTTACTAATTCTGGTATCGACGTCTTTATCAGCACCTCCGTCAGTGCTTACGCAGGCTCCAAGATAGGTAAAGTCCTTGGTTTCTTTGATGGCTTGGCCATTTTGGAGCTTGATTGGCTCTGGGTCCTTGCAGTTTACTTTTAGTAAGTCCTACTTTTTGGGCTGTCTCAGATAGTTTGTCCGTCTTCTTTTGCATTTGGCTGTGGTTGGTTGAAATGAGCGCAATGTCATCCGCAAAGTCTAGATCTTCTAGTTGGGCGTTGAACTTCCATCTAATTTCAGTGTTGCCTTGGCTAGTTGTTTCATGCATTATCCAATGGATGGCAAGAAGGAATAGAAAGCCTGAAATTACACAGCCTTGTTTTACTCCAGTTTTTACTTGAAACCACTCAGATGTTTGGCCTCTATCCAGAACTGCGCATTCACAATCTTGGTAAAGGAGTTGGATTATCCCGATGATCTTTTATGAGAATGACTTTTATGCCAAAGATATTTGCTTCAGCTGAAGAAGTGTATGCCTCAGAGTTTAAATCAGCGCTGAAGTGACCTCCCTGTTCAAAACAAGTGCCACTGCTGTTGATGAGACGACCTTAATATTTCTTGACATTCAAAGTTAAAGGAGGATTTCTTTCTGGTGCTTGTGAAGGAAGCAAAGGATTTCTTTCTAGCGGTTGCGAaggaagaaaaatattttgttgtcgAATAATTACTTGGAACTTTCTTAGAATTCCGCATTTCACTTGGGAATCCCACCATACAAATTCGACTGAAGTCGTTAACTTGTGTGGGGAGTGTGCTTATAAttgctgtttttgtttaaattgaCATTCTCTCCATTTGTAAATACGATCTATTTGTCATTGTGCTAgtattttatcaaaatcaCGGGTTCACAGCTCAAGCGAGTATTTTGATCTGCTGCTTATTGCACATTGGCcattttgtttactttttgaatGGCTGTGATTGGTTCAATTTAACAGCTCTTGTCACTTTCATTTGACAAGTGACGTCAAGGATGAAAGGGGTGGAATGCAAAAACATAGGGTCTTGCTGCCGGCTCTTCTTCCCCCCTttcacaggaatcccgaatctCCAGAGAGCCGGCTAAATCACAAAAGGAGATAATACTTACGCCATCAGCCTCAATGCCATGTTTGATGTATAGTGAGAACTGTCGCTTGAAGGCCTCCTCATCGTCCTCAGCTAGTTGGCGCATGTAATTGGCAACATGCTGGCCAAAGATGTGGTTGCGGTGAACCTCAGCACTGAAGTCCTTGGACTCGGAGTCATAGCCAGGGAAGCGCTTCATGCTACAATACAGTATGCAAAATATAACATATgagtaaaaaaacaagaggAAGCAGATAATAACCATGAGAGTGGGAAGAGGGAGTTCTAACTGTATAAAAAGGAAGATATGCTTTGGGTAAGttttgagagaaaaaaaatacaaataccaATAACATCACTATAACATTCAATAATTTGTCCAGGAGTTTAAATCTTTGTAGGAAATCCATGAGTCAGTGGATCAGTAACATTGATACAATTTGTTACCAAAAGACACTTTAAGTAagcccaagaaaaaaaaaaagattatggAATTTTATAAATGTCAAAAGTGTTTATGTGAAAAAAGATATAGTATAGAAAATGAGTTGACTACACAAGGTGGAAATTGATGTCGTTGTTCCTTCTATTTTCTGCAGTTTTCAGAAGCAAAACTACTATTGCCCTTCCCCCCTGTACAGTTGATGCTGAAAAGTGTTATGTACTGTACATACCTATGGGGAATCTCAAGACCTCCATCAACAGCACCCTTCAAAGCACCAAACACACGGGCACCAGTGCTGGTACGTGCCAAGCCAACATCCAGGAAGCAGCGGAAGGCACCTGGTGAGCCATCAATGCTCTCCACGTTGTACTCATCCCCGTTTACCTCCTCGGTGCCGGTGTAGATCTCATGAAGGTTCAACTTGGTCAGGagcttttcatacagtacaaaatataatgattgattttatcagaaaaaaatctgTTTTGTTATGGCTTTTTGTAGACAAGtaggaatttttttcaaataagctTATTTTAACTCAAAGAAAGGTATGGTAAGTGGTGCAAGTTTTTTAAAATGACGTTGAAATTGATAGCTTTTGCCCTAGCCATTAGAAACAGGACAAGAACGATCAGGAAAAAATCCAAAATCTTAAGGTGTGCTTTTCCGGCCTCATGGTATCAGTGTTTTGAATAGGGGAACTTAATCCAGGGTACAACAAAACAGTGCATGAAATCATGGCTTCTTTAGTACATATGGTAACTTGGCAGTGTATATGCACAAGATTTTCCATCTTGCctgttttataaaagaaatactGTTTTTCTAAGGACATCAACAATCAAGCAATAAAACTAAGATTGTTTGATTTAATGCATAGTAGATTATGGCAATAACTTACACGGCGAGCAAGCAAAAGGCCAGTACAGTAGGCAGCTGCATAGTTGGTCAACCCAACTTTCACTCCATACCGAGGAAGCTCATGTGCATAGGCAGCACAGATGATAACATCACCTTCCAGCTTGGCATAGGCAATCTTTGAAATTAAAGGAATCCGGTAAAAccataacaacaaaaacatgaTTAAAAACTAGGCTAACATGGTTCATGG
The sequence above is a segment of the Nematostella vectensis chromosome 2, jaNemVect1.1, whole genome shotgun sequence genome. Coding sequences within it:
- the LOC5514379 gene encoding 60S ribosomal protein L5 produces the protein MGFVKVVKNKAYFKRFQVKFKRRREGKTDYYARKRLITQDKNKYNTPKYRFVVRFTNKDITCQIAYAKLEGDVIICAAYAHELPRYGVKVGLTNYAAAYCTGLLLARRLLTKLNLHEIYTGTEEVNGDEYNVESIDGSPGAFRCFLDVGLARTSTGARVFGALKGAVDGGLEIPHSMKRFPGYDSESKDFSAEVHRNHIFGQHVANYMRQLAEDDEEAFKRQFSLYIKHGIEADGIEAMYKKAHAAIRESPEAKPAAKREVTVKRFHRKKMSRQQRVDRVKQKKAAFLRAQGEDDD